A region of Paraburkholderia sp. BL23I1N1 DNA encodes the following proteins:
- a CDS encoding chorismate mutase, translating into MNRSYRFGASCALALFTALALAPASAVADGDDTALTNLIALASQRLALAEPVARWKWANHQAITDTPRENALLADVEKRAVDANVDPAFAHAFFQDQIDASKDVQNALFDNWRSTRPPEGPAPDLATSTRPQLDRLTQSLVAGLARVQPLRTAQDCPSRVAQSLANWKSLTRYDSAHSSALTRALGHVCETGGVGATG; encoded by the coding sequence ATGAATCGCTCGTATCGCTTTGGAGCGTCATGCGCTCTCGCGCTGTTTACCGCGCTTGCGCTCGCGCCCGCCTCCGCCGTTGCGGACGGCGACGACACCGCACTGACTAATCTGATAGCACTGGCTTCGCAGCGTCTCGCGCTGGCGGAACCCGTCGCGCGCTGGAAATGGGCGAACCATCAGGCGATTACGGATACGCCGCGCGAGAACGCGCTGCTCGCCGATGTCGAAAAGCGCGCTGTCGACGCGAACGTCGATCCGGCGTTTGCCCATGCCTTCTTTCAGGATCAGATCGACGCCAGCAAGGACGTGCAAAACGCCCTGTTTGACAACTGGCGTAGCACGCGCCCGCCCGAAGGTCCTGCGCCGGACCTGGCGACCAGCACAAGGCCGCAGCTGGACCGGCTGACGCAGTCACTCGTGGCCGGGCTCGCGCGCGTGCAACCACTGCGCACGGCGCAGGATTGTCCGTCGCGCGTGGCGCAATCGCTTGCTAACTGGAAATCGTTGACGCGCTACGATTCGGCGCATTCAAGCGCGTTGACACGCGCTCTCGGCCACGTGTGCGAAACGGGCGGAGTCGGCGCGACGGGCTAA